The nucleotide window ACCAGGTCGCCGCCTTCGAGACCGAGGGCCGCACGCCGGTGTGGCGCCTGCGCATGCCGGACACGGACATCACCTTCACCGACCTGGTGCGCGGGGAGATCACCTTCAAGGCCGGCTCCGTGCCGGACTTCGTGGTGGTCCGCGCGGACGGCTCGGCGCTCTACACGCTCGTGAACCCGGTGGACGACGCGCTCATGGGCGTCACCCACGTGCTGCGCGGCGAGGACCTGCTCTCCTCCACCCCCCGGCAGATCGCGCTCTACCGCGCCCTGTACGCGATCGGCGTCGCCCAGTACATGCCGGTGTTCGGCCACCTGCCGTACGTGATGGGCGAGGGCAACAAGAAGCTCTCCAAGCGCGACCCTCAGTCCAACCTGTTCCTGCACCGGGACAACGGCTTCATCCCGGAGGGCCTGCTGAACTACCTGGCCCTGCTGGGCTGGTCGCTCTCCGCGGACGAGGACATCTTCACGCCCGAGCAGTTCATCGAGAACTTCGACGTGCACAAGGTCCTGGCCAACCCCGCCCGCTTCGACGAGAAGAAGGCGATCGCCATCAACGGCACCCACGTGCGCATGCTGGAGCCGGCCGACTTCCAGGCACGCCTGGTGCCGTACCTGCACGCCGCCGGCCTCGTGGACGCCCAGCCCACGGAGCGCGAGCAGCGCATCCTCGCCGCCGCCGCGCCGCTCGTGCAGGAGCGCGTCCAGCTGCTCGGCGAGGCCGTCGAGATGCTGCGCTTCCTCTTCACGGAGGACGGGGACATCGCCACGGAGGCCGGGGCCCTCAAGGGCATGCCCGCGGACCTGCGCGCCGCCGTCGCCGCGGCCCGCGAAGCGCTGGCCGCCCTGCCGGCGGATGAGTTCACCACCGAGCGGATCGAGGCCGCGCTGCGCGAGGCCCTCGTGGAGCGACTCGAGCTCAAGCCGCGCCAGGCCTTCGGGCCCGTGCGCGTGGCCGCGACCGGCCGCAAGGTGTCCCCGCCGCTGTTCGAGTCCCTCGAGATCCTCGGCCGCGACTCCGCGCTGGCCCGCCTGGACCGCTTCGCCGCGGAGCAGGGCCTCGACGCCGCGCTGCCCACGGACGCGTGAGCCGCGCCTCGGGGGCCGGCGGCCCGTCGGCCCCCGCGTGGGACGGGGTCCTCTTCGACCTCGACGACACGCTGCTGGACCTGCGCACGGCCCAGCACGCCGCGTTCCACGCCACCATGCGCCACCAGTGGGCCGGGGTGGGCGGCGTGGCCCCGGGGGTGCTCGCGGCAGCCGTCGAGGCGTTCGCCACGGACGCCGACGGCCACTACGACCGCTACCTCGCCGGCGAGCTGACCTTCGCGGGGCAGCGGCTGGCCCGGGCTCGTTCGGCGCTCGAGCGCCTGGGCGCGCCCGCGGAGGCGGCCGAGCCGCTCGAGGCGCTGTGACTCACGGACTACGAGGACGAGATCCGCGCGCACTGGGCGCTCTTCCCTGCGACGGCGGACGTGCTGGCCGCGGTGCGCGCGTCCGGCCGCGCGGTGGGGATCGTCACGAACAACGTGGAGGAGTACCAGCGGGGCAAGGCGGACGCGCTCGGCCTGGACTGGGTGCGCGTGCTCATCGGCTCGGACACGGCCGGTGCCCCCAAGCCGGACCCCGCGCCGTTCCTCGCCGGGTGCGCGCGGATGGGGACCGAGCCGGCCCGCACGCTCATGGTGGGGGACAGCCTGTCCAGCGACGTCGCCGGGGCTCGCGGCGCCGGGCTGGTCCCCGTCTGGCTCGCGCCCGACGACGCGGAGGTCCCGCGCGACGCCACGGCGCCCGAGCCCGATCAGGACCCGGCGGCCGATGCCGCCCCCGTCGCGCCGCGCTGGGACGCGGAGCGGGAGTGCTGGCGGATGGACGCCATCGGCGGCCTGCTCACCTGGCTCTGACGCCGATGTTGCGTGGGCGCCGGGCATGGGGTAGAGTTCCTACTCGTTGCCGGAGAGGTCCGGGGACATCCAGCTTGTGAATAGCACTGATGGCAAGCGATGCTTGACATGCAGTGGGGTATGGTGTAATTGGCAACACAACGGTTTCTGGTACCGTCATTCTAGGTTCGAGTCCTGGTACCCCAGCGAGTCTTCGACTCAGTGAGCGCTGACAGCAGTCGGCGCGCACGGCCCCATCGTATAGCGGCCTAGTACGCCGCCCTCTCACGGCGGTAACGCGGGTTCAAATCCCGCTGGGGTCACGCACGCATCACGTCCACGGACGCGGTGCACGGACGGTCATGCGAGCCGTCCACCTGCTCGGTGAGGCAGGCGCACAGAACTCTCCACCCGCTT belongs to Micrococcus sp. 2A and includes:
- the gltX gene encoding glutamate--tRNA ligase, with translation MTEPTAPVSENTTAPENAPAIFADVPQVDADTPVRVRFCPSPTGTPHVGMVRTALFNWGWARHTGGTLVFRIEDTDAKRDSEESYQQLLEALRWLGIDWDEGVEVGGPHEPYRQSQRGEIYAEVIEKLKAGGHIYPSYSTPDEIEARHRAAGRDPKLGYDGVDRDLTEDQVAAFETEGRTPVWRLRMPDTDITFTDLVRGEITFKAGSVPDFVVVRADGSALYTLVNPVDDALMGVTHVLRGEDLLSSTPRQIALYRALYAIGVAQYMPVFGHLPYVMGEGNKKLSKRDPQSNLFLHRDNGFIPEGLLNYLALLGWSLSADEDIFTPEQFIENFDVHKVLANPARFDEKKAIAINGTHVRMLEPADFQARLVPYLHAAGLVDAQPTEREQRILAAAAPLVQERVQLLGEAVEMLRFLFTEDGDIATEAGALKGMPADLRAAVAAAREALAALPADEFTTERIEAALREALVERLELKPRQAFGPVRVAATGRKVSPPLFESLEILGRDSALARLDRFAAEQGLDAALPTDA